From Saccharothrix espanaensis DSM 44229, the proteins below share one genomic window:
- a CDS encoding translocation/assembly module TamB domain-containing protein yields the protein MTETGARGLDVFDPSPPRTLRMPAADVLRGLGEENGGRRLPRRKPNVPPVIRVVDRYLTGPLDLRGVELSYLLEFVRCRFEEPPDLRQGRLAGVEFADCWLPGLRARNLSSANEVSLAGSTVEGLVDLTDADIAASVSLRGSSLRVPGGVAVQADRVKLAGALLAQRVVVAGELRMASAQIGGYCNFAGAVLTNPHAYAVRATNAHVGGSLLLNNTTIRGTVLLASARVDSELTLRGATVADGRDEDEAALDPHADPTSTVVLDRITVDGDVHLDRGFTGAGTVRMVNAALGGTLSLSGGRFDALSPPEGTDPTGHGRALHLDGARIGGDVIARQAHVRGQVRMVDVQVKGSLTLDGSTVDNPRADALLGNRSHIGSNLTLREVEVAGGLELRGVQIGANLDLRGSRITAPGRYRHMAAGKPSLDVGGAVIGRDLICARGAKEFVAHGGVRARRAQIGRMANFAGAVLGDKLDSHALNLLGMQVQELVLTPISPPRGDVTLRQVRCTSLDDNETFWSATGWIDLEEFRYDSLRNPIDLRDDPEVERRLRWLRQSMRRTYRPGPYDQFAEMLRASGNDEHAATVQVEKQRLRYRAVAEGRRWLGPLVLLWSWLQRSMVGYGYRPARALAWLVVSWVLGSIWFSFGTPLEVINSDDRMHFDAWLYTIDLVVPIVDLGNKNRWQTQGLSQWIAAGLIVTGWVLATTVAAGLTRMLKR from the coding sequence ATGACCGAGACGGGGGCGCGCGGGCTGGACGTGTTCGACCCCAGCCCGCCGCGCACCCTGCGGATGCCGGCCGCGGACGTGCTGCGCGGGCTGGGCGAGGAGAACGGGGGGCGGCGGCTGCCCCGGCGCAAGCCGAACGTGCCGCCGGTCATCCGGGTGGTCGACCGGTACCTGACCGGGCCGCTGGACCTGCGCGGCGTGGAGCTGAGCTACCTGCTGGAGTTCGTCCGCTGCCGGTTCGAGGAGCCGCCGGACCTGCGGCAGGGTCGGCTCGCCGGGGTCGAGTTCGCCGACTGCTGGCTGCCCGGCCTGCGCGCCCGCAACCTGAGCAGCGCCAACGAGGTGTCGCTGGCGGGCAGCACGGTCGAGGGCCTGGTGGACCTGACCGACGCCGACATCGCCGCGTCGGTCTCGCTGCGCGGCAGCTCGCTGCGGGTGCCGGGCGGCGTGGCGGTGCAGGCCGACCGGGTGAAGCTGGCCGGCGCGCTGCTCGCGCAACGGGTGGTGGTGGCGGGCGAGCTGCGGATGGCCAGCGCCCAGATCGGCGGCTACTGCAACTTCGCGGGCGCCGTGCTGACCAACCCGCACGCCTACGCGGTGCGCGCCACCAACGCCCACGTCGGCGGCAGCCTGCTGCTGAACAACACCACGATCCGCGGCACGGTCCTGCTGGCCAGCGCCCGGGTCGACTCGGAGCTGACCCTGCGCGGCGCGACCGTGGCCGACGGGCGGGACGAGGACGAGGCCGCGCTGGACCCGCACGCCGACCCGACGTCGACCGTCGTGCTGGACCGGATCACCGTCGACGGCGACGTGCACCTGGACCGGGGCTTCACCGGCGCGGGCACGGTCCGGATGGTCAACGCCGCGCTCGGCGGCACGCTGTCGCTGTCCGGCGGCCGGTTCGACGCGCTGAGCCCGCCGGAGGGCACCGACCCGACCGGCCACGGCCGGGCGCTGCACCTCGACGGCGCGCGGATCGGCGGTGACGTGATCGCCCGGCAGGCGCACGTGCGCGGCCAGGTCCGGATGGTCGACGTGCAGGTGAAGGGCAGCCTCACCCTGGACGGGTCCACGGTGGACAACCCCCGGGCGGACGCCCTGCTGGGCAACCGGTCGCACATCGGCAGCAACCTCACCCTGCGCGAGGTCGAGGTGGCGGGCGGGCTGGAGCTGCGCGGCGTGCAGATCGGCGCGAACCTCGACCTGCGCGGCAGCCGCATCACCGCGCCCGGCCGCTACCGGCACATGGCCGCGGGCAAGCCGTCGCTCGACGTCGGCGGCGCGGTGATCGGCCGCGACCTGATCTGCGCGCGCGGCGCGAAGGAGTTCGTGGCGCACGGCGGCGTGCGGGCCCGGCGGGCGCAGATCGGCCGGATGGCGAACTTCGCGGGCGCGGTGCTCGGCGACAAGCTCGACAGCCACGCGCTGAACCTGCTCGGCATGCAGGTGCAGGAACTCGTGCTGACCCCGATCAGCCCGCCGCGCGGCGACGTCACGCTGCGCCAGGTGCGCTGCACGTCGTTGGACGACAACGAGACCTTCTGGTCGGCCACCGGGTGGATCGACCTGGAGGAGTTCCGCTACGACTCGCTGCGCAACCCGATCGACCTGCGCGACGACCCGGAGGTCGAGCGCCGGCTGCGCTGGCTGCGGCAGTCCATGCGGCGCACGTACCGGCCCGGCCCGTACGACCAGTTCGCCGAGATGCTGCGGGCGAGCGGCAACGACGAGCACGCGGCGACCGTGCAGGTGGAGAAGCAGCGGTTGCGCTACCGGGCGGTGGCCGAGGGCAGGCGGTGGCTGGGCCCGCTGGTGCTGCTGTGGAGCTGGTTGCAGCGGTCGATGGTGGGCTACGGGTACCGGCCGGCGCGCGCGTTGGCGTGGCTCGTGGTGTCCTGGGTGCTGGGCAGCATCTGGTTCTCCTTCGGCACACCGCTGGAGGTCATCAACTCCGACGACCGGATGCACTTCGACGCGTGGCTGTACACGATCGACCTGGTGGTGCCGATCGTCGACCTGGGCAACAAGAACCGGTGGCAGACCCAGGGCCTGTCGCAGTGGATAGCGGCCGGGCTGATCGTCACCGGGTGGGTGCTGGCCACGACGGTCGCGGCGGGTCTCACGCGGATGCTCAAGCGCTGA